The following coding sequences are from one Ooceraea biroi isolate clonal line C1 chromosome 5, Obir_v5.4, whole genome shotgun sequence window:
- the LOC105281180 gene encoding guanosine-3',5'-bis(diphosphate) 3'-pyrophosphohydrolase MESH1 isoform X1, whose translation MDALTNEHELLALIIKCVNFAAEKHRNQRRKDVDQTPYINHPLGVANILIQEGKVFDSIVILAAILHDTVEDTDTTFEEIEREFGREVCQVVREVTDDKTLPKAERKRLQVQHAPHLSREAKLVKLADKLYNLRDLERSTPIGWTNERVKEYFKYILFTLVGKSRCTWMSSNKFQFGKRARQSICAPHNSIRRKFLNRTVGKNINAVKNKDQ comes from the exons atggaTGCTTTGACTAATGAACATGAATTGCTAgcactaataataaaatgtgttaaTTTTGCTGCAGAAAAACATCGAAatcaaagaagaaaagatGTTGATCAAACACCATACATAAACCATCCTCTAG GAGTTGCAAACATTTTGATTCAAGAAGGCAAGGTTTTTGACTCGATAGTAATTCTAGCAGCGATTTTACATGATACCGTGGAAGACACGGACACTACATTTGaggaaatagaaagagaattTGGACGTGAAGTTTGTCAGGTGGTTCGAGAAGTAACTGATGATAAGACATTGCCCAAAGCCGAACGTAAACGATTGCAAGTACAACACGCTCCTCATTTGTCCCGGGAAGCAAAACTTGTAAAATTGGCTGATAAATTGTACAACTTGAGAGATCTCGAAAGGAGTACACCCATTGGTTGGACAAATGAAAGAGTGAAGGAATACTTTAAG TATATCTTATTTACTCTAGTGGGCAAAAGCCGTTGTACATGGATGTCGTCAAACAAATTCCAATTTGGAAAAAGAGCTAGACAATCTATTTGCGCGCCACATAACTCGATCCGAAGAAAATTCCTGAACAGAACAGTcggtaaaaatataaatgcagtaaaaaataaagaccAATAA
- the LOC105281180 gene encoding guanosine-3',5'-bis(diphosphate) 3'-pyrophosphohydrolase MESH1 isoform X2 yields the protein MDALTNEHELLALIIKCVNFAAEKHRNQRRKDVDQTPYINHPLGVANILIQEGKVFDSIVILAAILHDTVEDTDTTFEEIEREFGREVCQVVREVTDDKTLPKAERKRLQVQHAPHLSREAKLVKLADKLYNLRDLERSTPIGWTNERVKEYFKWAKAVVHGCRQTNSNLEKELDNLFARHITRSEENS from the exons atggaTGCTTTGACTAATGAACATGAATTGCTAgcactaataataaaatgtgttaaTTTTGCTGCAGAAAAACATCGAAatcaaagaagaaaagatGTTGATCAAACACCATACATAAACCATCCTCTAG GAGTTGCAAACATTTTGATTCAAGAAGGCAAGGTTTTTGACTCGATAGTAATTCTAGCAGCGATTTTACATGATACCGTGGAAGACACGGACACTACATTTGaggaaatagaaagagaattTGGACGTGAAGTTTGTCAGGTGGTTCGAGAAGTAACTGATGATAAGACATTGCCCAAAGCCGAACGTAAACGATTGCAAGTACAACACGCTCCTCATTTGTCCCGGGAAGCAAAACTTGTAAAATTGGCTGATAAATTGTACAACTTGAGAGATCTCGAAAGGAGTACACCCATTGGTTGGACAAATGAAAGAGTGAAGGAATACTTTAAG TGGGCAAAAGCCGTTGTACATGGATGTCGTCAAACAAATTCCAATTTGGAAAAAGAGCTAGACAATCTATTTGCGCGCCACATAACTCGATCCGAAGAAAATTCCTGA